Genomic DNA from Aquificaceae bacterium:
TAAGGCTCAAGCACGCCCTTCGTTACAAGGTCATCCACCATTATGCCAATATAACTTTCATCTCTTCTTAGGTATATGGGCTCTTTGCCAAAGGCTCTAAGTGCTGCATTTATACCTGCAAGGATACCCTGCCCTGCTGCCTCTTCATAACCAGTAGTTCCGTTTAGGTTTCCTGCATGGAAGAGACCTCTTATCTTTTTGGTTTCAAGGGTAGGATAGAGTTCTGTGGGTGGCACTACGTCGTATTCTATGGCATAAGCAGGTCTTATAAGCTCTACTTTTTCAAGCCCTGGTATGCTCCTATACATCTCCCATTGGACCTCTTCTGGCAAAGAGGTAGAAAGACCGTTGGGATATATCTCCACTGTATCCCAGCCCTCTGGCTCAAGAAAGACCGTGTGCCTATCCTTGTCGGAGAATTTTACCACCTTGTCCTCTATGGAGGGACAATATCTTGGTCCTATACCCTTTATAAGACCTCCATATAGTGCTGTTCTGTGTAGGTTTTTACGGATTATTTCGTGGGTTTTGGGTGTGGTGTAGGTTATCCAGCATAGAGCTTGCTTTTTGCCCTTTTCAAACCAGTAGCTTCCTACTGGCTCTGTCCAAAAGGAAAACTTGGGTGGTGGGTCATCTCCCGGTGCAGGTTCAAGGTTAGAAAAGTCTATGGTTCTCTTGTCAAGTCTTGCGGGAGTGCCTGTCTTAAATCTAAGAAGTGGAAAGCCATGTCTTTTGTAAAAGTCCGCAAGACCCGTGGAAGGAGGTTCCCATGCCCTACCTGCAGGAAAGGTTTTATCTCCTATGTATATAAGACCGTTTAGAAAAGTTCCCGTTGCCACAACCACCGCCTTTACCCTATACTCAAGCCCCAGCTTGGTCTTTACCGCTACCACACGGTCATTTTCTACAATGATGTCCACCACCTCATCTTGCTTTATGTGGAGATTTTCTTGGGTTTCGCAAACCCTCTTCATGTATTCTCTGTATAGCTTTTTGTCCGCCTGAGCCCTCGGAGACCAAACCGCCTTGCCCTTGCGAGTGTTTAGCATCTTAAACTGTATGCCCGTGTGGTCTATAGCCTTTCCCATCTCGCCACCAAGTGCGTCTATCTCTCTAACCACTATTCCCTTTGCTATACCACCTATGGCGGGATTGCAGGACATCTGACCTATAGTGTCCGCATTTAGCACAAAGAGGACAGTCTTTGCTCCCATGCGTGCAGATGCCAGTGCAGCCTCTATGCCTGCATGACCCCCACCTATAACCGCTACGTCAAACTCATCCACCAGCATAGGATAAAAATATAGTTCTTCTTAAGTAGAAAGGGTTGTATCCTTGAGCTTTTTTACGTTGTCTGTTGCTATGCCATCCACACCCCTTTCAAAAAGCTCCCTTGCCTTTTGTGGGTCGTTTACGGTCCAAGCAACCACCTTTAGCTTTAGTCTGTGAGCAAAATCTACCGCCTTTTGAGTGGCAAGCCCATACTTGGGAAGGACAAACAGACAACCTAATTTCTTAGCCTCTGGTATCATACCCGGTGGCTTTGAATAGACAAGACCAGTGGTTATTTTCCCCCTTAGCACCTCAAGTGCCTGAGGGTAAAAACTTATTATGGCGGTCCATTCCTCTGCCTTGTATTCTAATACCTTTTTGTAAACCCCTTCCGCATCTTCTGGATGCTTTATCTCTAAAAACAAGCCTACCTTACCTTTTACCAACTCAAAGGCTTCCTCAAGCCTTGCAGGGCGATAACCATTTTTTTGAACCTTTGCCACCTCTTCCCAGCTTGCGTCCCTTATATTTAAGCCTACACCAAAAACTCTAAGCAGGTTATCATCATGGCTAAGCACAAAAACCCCATCCCTCGTTCTTTGTATGTCTACCTCTACCACATGTGCACCAAGCTCAATGGCTTTTTCTATAGACTGTAAGGTGTTTTCCAACTCAAGCTCTGGCACTCCCCTGTGTCCTACAAGAAAGGTTTTTAAAGCCTCAAATACCCCCATGTTAGAATTTTAAAGCATGCATAAAGAACTTGAAGAAATACAGCTCCAGTGTGCCAAAAGGGTGATACAAAGAGATGACTTTGAAAAGATAGAGCTTATCGGAGGGATAGACCTTACCTTTGAAAGCATAAAGGAAAACCCAACCCGTGCTTGGGCATCCCTTGTTGTGATAAGGCTTTCGGACCTAAGGGTAGTTTACCAAAAGGTGGTCCAAGGCGTGGTGGACTTTCCCTACATTCCCACCTTTCTTGCCTTTAGAGAAC
This window encodes:
- a CDS encoding glycerophosphodiester phosphodiesterase, producing MGVFEALKTFLVGHRGVPELELENTLQSIEKAIELGAHVVEVDIQRTRDGVFVLSHDDNLLRVFGVGLNIRDASWEEVAKVQKNGYRPARLEEAFELVKGKVGLFLEIKHPEDAEGVYKKVLEYKAEEWTAIISFYPQALEVLRGKITTGLVYSKPPGMIPEAKKLGCLFVLPKYGLATQKAVDFAHRLKLKVVAWTVNDPQKARELFERGVDGIATDNVKKLKDTTLST
- the mnmG gene encoding tRNA uridine-5-carboxymethylaminomethyl(34) synthesis enzyme MnmG, whose translation is MLVDEFDVAVIGGGHAGIEAALASARMGAKTVLFVLNADTIGQMSCNPAIGGIAKGIVVREIDALGGEMGKAIDHTGIQFKMLNTRKGKAVWSPRAQADKKLYREYMKRVCETQENLHIKQDEVVDIIVENDRVVAVKTKLGLEYRVKAVVVATGTFLNGLIYIGDKTFPAGRAWEPPSTGLADFYKRHGFPLLRFKTGTPARLDKRTIDFSNLEPAPGDDPPPKFSFWTEPVGSYWFEKGKKQALCWITYTTPKTHEIIRKNLHRTALYGGLIKGIGPRYCPSIEDKVVKFSDKDRHTVFLEPEGWDTVEIYPNGLSTSLPEEVQWEMYRSIPGLEKVELIRPAYAIEYDVVPPTELYPTLETKKIRGLFHAGNLNGTTGYEEAAGQGILAGINAALRAFGKEPIYLRRDESYIGIMVDDLVTKGVLEPYRLFTSRSEYRLQLRQDNAILRLSKLGYELGLLTEEQYKMVKELQREIESWVEFYKSQRVAVAVGSDTRSYTPSQLLTAEYTIDDLKAFGFEVPEHPYVKEEVEVQLKYEPYIERERRLNERLKKLESIALPQDMDYDKVPGLTHEAREKLKKFRPMTVGQASRIDGITPATITALLAYLGKLD